A DNA window from Parafrankia discariae contains the following coding sequences:
- a CDS encoding FmdB family zinc ribbon protein, which produces MPAYEYRCRVCDASFEVRRGINSDTTAPAPCPAGHAETSRIFSAVAVSRGASAPAMAAAPAPAAGGGGSCCGGGCCA; this is translated from the coding sequence GTGCCCGCTTACGAGTACCGATGCCGTGTCTGCGACGCGTCCTTCGAGGTCCGCCGCGGAATCAACAGTGACACGACCGCACCGGCACCCTGCCCGGCCGGCCACGCCGAGACCTCACGGATCTTCTCCGCGGTCGCGGTGAGCCGCGGCGCGTCCGCCCCCGCGATGGCCGCGGCCCCCGCCCCTGCCGCCGGTGGCGGCGGTTCCTGCTGCGGCGGCGGCTGCTGCGCCTGA
- a CDS encoding rhomboid family intramembrane serine protease: MDGPVLERRSRQRRRPFGGPQVPSPIGVRPDPVAEDGARAPAARRPRPAAVGAGKVGAGKVPRRPASAGSVAVRGGNGVTGWVGAHPVAFGLIGAGVLLVASALVGALDLFAVGAVLGFWTLIAATGLVLGRPGVDWQVPTEELRAGARRAAVVGRREAGRAARGLARTGGRTARRVENRARRDRPAGD, from the coding sequence ATGGATGGTCCTGTCCTGGAACGACGCTCCCGTCAGCGGCGCCGGCCCTTCGGCGGCCCGCAGGTACCCAGCCCGATCGGCGTGCGCCCCGACCCCGTCGCCGAGGACGGCGCGCGTGCGCCCGCTGCACGCCGGCCGCGGCCGGCCGCGGTGGGCGCCGGCAAGGTGGGCGCCGGCAAGGTTCCGCGGCGCCCCGCCTCGGCCGGGTCCGTGGCGGTGCGGGGCGGGAACGGAGTCACCGGGTGGGTGGGTGCGCATCCGGTCGCGTTCGGGCTGATCGGGGCGGGTGTGCTACTCGTCGCCTCGGCGCTGGTCGGCGCGCTGGACCTGTTCGCGGTGGGCGCCGTCCTCGGATTCTGGACGCTCATCGCCGCGACGGGGCTGGTGCTCGGCCGGCCGGGGGTCGACTGGCAGGTCCCGACGGAGGAGCTCCGGGCCGGTGCCCGCCGCGCCGCCGTCGTCGGCCGGCGGGAGGCCGGTCGAGCGGCCCGCGGCCTGGCGCGGACGGGGGGCAGGACGGCCCGTCGCGTCGAGAACCGGGCCCGGCGCGACCGGCCGGCCGGCGACTGA
- a CDS encoding DUF2795 domain-containing protein, translating to MSMDRGSAKHGAVRDELMAHEVEGLVRARRDTRADEWRSPEPPGEDVPALAARPDGAGVLGSAPPGMTTVDVEERSELARWLGRAVFPAERDEVMDHLRHYHAPDRVVDEVRAAPEGVQFTSLGQLWRALRDDAHVESHRY from the coding sequence ATGTCGATGGATCGGGGCAGCGCCAAGCACGGGGCCGTGCGCGACGAGCTGATGGCCCACGAGGTCGAGGGCCTCGTCCGCGCCCGCCGGGACACCCGAGCCGACGAGTGGAGGTCGCCGGAGCCACCGGGCGAGGACGTTCCCGCGCTCGCGGCCCGCCCGGACGGCGCCGGCGTCCTCGGCAGCGCCCCGCCCGGGATGACGACGGTCGATGTCGAGGAGCGTTCGGAGCTGGCCCGGTGGCTCGGGCGCGCGGTCTTCCCCGCCGAGCGGGACGAGGTGATGGACCACCTGCGTCACTACCACGCGCCGGACCGGGTGGTCGACGAGGTCCGCGCGGCACCCGAGGGGGTCCAGTTCACCTCGCTGGGCCAGCTCTGGCGCGCGCTGCGCGACGACGCGCACGTCGAGTCGCACCGGTACTGA
- a CDS encoding hemerythrin domain-containing protein gives MPERDVVDVLTADHARVERWFRDYEGTPSPAERRRLITNIVIELVRHAEAEEMYVYPRARLVLPDGPAVIDREIAEHSEAERIMHRLERCKPMDAEFDPLVRDLMRVIRGHVREEEKDWFPRLRRLMPAAERRRLAELVEGAKVVVPTRPHPAAPDRPPFNVLLGVGTGMADRARDLLSGRRQR, from the coding sequence ATGCCTGAGCGAGACGTCGTCGATGTGCTGACCGCTGACCACGCGCGGGTCGAGCGGTGGTTCCGCGACTACGAGGGGACGCCGTCGCCGGCCGAGCGCAGGCGCCTGATCACCAACATCGTCATCGAGCTCGTCCGGCACGCCGAGGCCGAGGAGATGTACGTCTACCCGCGGGCCCGGCTCGTCCTCCCGGACGGCCCGGCGGTCATCGACCGGGAGATCGCCGAGCACTCCGAGGCCGAGCGGATCATGCACCGGCTGGAGCGGTGCAAGCCGATGGACGCCGAGTTCGACCCGTTGGTGCGCGACCTGATGCGGGTGATCCGGGGCCACGTGCGTGAGGAGGAGAAGGACTGGTTCCCGCGGCTGCGCCGGCTCATGCCCGCCGCGGAGCGCCGCCGGCTCGCCGAGCTCGTCGAGGGCGCGAAGGTCGTCGTGCCGACCCGCCCGCACCCGGCGGCTCCCGACCGGCCGCCGTTCAACGTCCTCCTCGGGGTCGGGACGGGCATGGCCGACCGGGCCCGTGACCTGCTCTCCGGGCGTCGACAGCGCTAG
- a CDS encoding metallophosphoesterase family protein: MIRIAAVGDIHLGTDSRGSFAPCLAGIGDLADVLLVAGDLTQHGRVSEAEVAAAELAASEIPVIAVLGNHDHHSDRADEVAAVLGQAGVEVLEGSAALVRVGGPRAGGCRLGVAGVKGFGGGFAGASGSDFGEPLMKAFVRHTKEVSAGLRTALESLECDVRVALTHYAPVPDTLAGERPEIFPFLGSYHLAEAVDAGGAQLALHGHAHGGTERGRTAGGVPVRNVARPVIGKAFALYEVGARLDPAPAVPASV, from the coding sequence GTGATCCGGATCGCCGCGGTCGGGGACATCCACCTGGGTACCGACTCGCGCGGGTCCTTCGCGCCGTGCCTGGCCGGGATCGGCGACCTGGCTGACGTCCTGCTCGTCGCCGGTGACCTGACCCAGCACGGACGGGTGTCCGAGGCCGAGGTGGCCGCGGCCGAGCTCGCCGCGTCGGAGATCCCGGTGATCGCCGTCCTCGGTAACCACGACCATCACAGCGACCGTGCCGACGAGGTGGCCGCCGTGCTGGGGCAGGCCGGTGTCGAGGTGCTTGAGGGCTCCGCGGCGCTGGTGCGGGTCGGTGGGCCGCGGGCGGGCGGGTGCCGCCTCGGCGTCGCCGGGGTCAAGGGCTTCGGCGGAGGCTTCGCGGGTGCCAGCGGCAGCGACTTCGGCGAGCCGCTGATGAAGGCGTTCGTCCGGCACACCAAGGAGGTGAGCGCCGGTCTGCGAACCGCCCTGGAGAGCCTGGAGTGCGACGTGCGGGTGGCTCTCACTCATTACGCGCCCGTCCCGGACACCCTCGCGGGCGAGCGACCAGAGATCTTCCCCTTCCTCGGCAGCTACCACCTGGCGGAGGCGGTGGACGCCGGCGGCGCCCAGCTGGCGCTGCACGGGCACGCCCACGGGGGGACGGAGAGGGGGCGGACGGCCGGCGGGGTCCCGGTGCGCAACGTGGCCCGTCCGGTGATCGGGAAGGCGTTCGCGCTGTACGAGGTGGGTGCCCGGCTCGACCCGGCGCCGGCGGTGCCGGCCTCCGTTTAG
- a CDS encoding nucleotidyltransferase family protein, producing the protein MTLKEAEIPFALGGSYACWARGGPEPVHDVDFMLREADVPRAVEVLCAGGLRPVDPPEDWLTKVFDGDVLVDLIHHPVGRAVTDQMLARSSEMSVDSVRMPVLDATDWFEMTLLALDERYCDLGRVIPMIRAMREQVDWEQVRRATAESPFAEAALLVATRLKLIPPPAVGGGEPVTVLDVNEPAEYLAGDLHERLAEDPRVAELGLDVAVGPEGITVRGEVATEGRRRAVDAVLADAVPGRPVRNDVVVSKRDSPSTMESVS; encoded by the coding sequence GGAGATCCCCTTCGCGCTCGGCGGCAGCTACGCGTGCTGGGCCCGCGGCGGGCCGGAGCCCGTGCACGACGTGGACTTCATGCTCCGCGAGGCGGACGTCCCGCGCGCCGTGGAGGTCCTCTGCGCGGGTGGGCTGCGCCCGGTGGACCCGCCCGAGGACTGGCTGACCAAGGTCTTCGACGGCGACGTCCTGGTCGACCTGATCCACCATCCGGTCGGTCGGGCGGTCACCGACCAGATGCTGGCCCGCTCGAGCGAGATGTCCGTCGACTCGGTCCGGATGCCCGTCCTCGACGCCACCGACTGGTTCGAGATGACCCTGCTCGCCCTCGACGAGCGGTACTGCGACCTCGGCCGGGTGATCCCCATGATCCGCGCGATGCGCGAGCAGGTCGACTGGGAGCAGGTCCGCCGGGCCACCGCCGAGTCGCCGTTCGCCGAGGCCGCGCTGCTGGTCGCCACCCGGCTGAAGCTGATCCCACCGCCCGCCGTGGGCGGCGGCGAGCCGGTCACCGTCCTGGACGTCAACGAGCCGGCGGAGTACCTGGCCGGTGACCTGCACGAGCGCCTGGCGGAGGATCCGCGGGTCGCCGAGCTCGGCCTGGACGTCGCCGTCGGCCCGGAGGGGATCACCGTGCGCGGGGAGGTGGCCACCGAGGGCCGCCGCCGCGCGGTCGACGCGGTGCTGGCCGACGCGGTGCCCGGCCGGCCCGTCCGCAACGACGTCGTCGTGTCGAAGCGCGACTCACCGTCGACGATGGAGAGTGTGTCGTGA